Proteins encoded in a region of the Zea mays cultivar B73 chromosome 2, Zm-B73-REFERENCE-NAM-5.0, whole genome shotgun sequence genome:
- the LOC103645758 gene encoding HBS1-like protein isoform X1 yields MFVPVLDNMSDFEEPFKISGMWQCSICTHENTTYSSSCELCGVLHDLSLYFNDISEDEDGAKCRHKYSGVSILARSLFTPPSAKSKAIVFSHDFKDRRNTTGNKQATMDALHKTFMTRKKRHINIVPFKFDTPSPDDMVTTGLKSSRNFRKVDTEVLVKDSVGVTGKEMMNNDILLTEKNTSMDPSALVQLDDGGTSSNVPSSSQNITLALDHELQHLSLESKLKNSKTNVKKTASVSHYKPEPWMLQSENQEIRNQLSLAIVGHVDSGKSTLCGRLRHALGLISKKQMHKYEKEAKEKGKGSFAYAWAMDESSDERERGITMTVAVAYFNSEKYRVVLLDSPGHKDFVPNMISGATQADAAILVVDASIGSFEAGMGVNGIGQTKEHSQLVRSFGVENLIVAVNKMDGVEYSKERFQSVKSQLGVFLRSCGYKDSSVTWVPLSAMANENLVTACSDTRLLSWYNGGCLLQAIDSLPPPRRDVSSPLRLPICDVIASHTLGQVAVCGKVESGGIRTGCKVLVMPSGDIATVKTMERDSSTCSLARAGDNVAVGLHGVDPGHIAAGGVLCHPDFPVRVACHLELKILVLEITVPILVGLEFELHIRHAKSSARLVRILSSLDQKTGRALKKAPRLLTARQAALVEVRLDREACVEEFSTLKALARVFLRSQGSTVAVGVVTRVLDRALDMG; encoded by the exons ATG TTTGTTCCCGTGTTAGATAACATGTCTGATTTTGAGGAGCCCTTTAAAATTTCTGGGATGTGGCAATGCTCCATTTGCACGCATGAAAATACTACATATAGTTCATCTTGTGAGCTATGTGGTGTGCTTCATGATCTCTCACTGTATTTCAATGATATCAGTGAAGACGAAGATGGAG CTAAATGCAGACACAAGTATTCTGGAGTATCCATCCTTGCAAGATCTCTTTTTACACCACCTAGTGCAAAGTCAAAGGCTATTGTTTTCTCTCATGATTTCAAAGACAGAAGAAATACAACAGGGAATAAGCAAGCTACAATGGATGCTCTACATAAGACATTCATGACTCGCAAAAAGCGCCACATTAACATAG TGCCTTTCAAGTTTGATACACCATCTCCTGATGACATGGTCACTACAGGATTAAAATCATCCAGAAACTTTAGAAAAG TTGACACAGAGGTTCTAGTTAAGGATTCTGTTGGCGTGACTGGAAAGGAGATGATGAATAATGATATTCTTCTAACTGAAAAGAATACAAGCATGGACCCAAGTGCATTAGTACAGTTGGATGATGGTGGAACTAGTAGCAATGTTCCTTCGAGTAGTCAAAATATAACTCTTGCTTTGGACCATGAGCTACAACATTTGAGTTTGGAGAGCAAACTGAAGAACAGTAAAACGAATGTTAAGAAAACAGCTTCTGTTTCTCACTACAAGCCAGAACCTTGGATGCTCCAGAGTGAAAATCAAGAAATCCGTAATCAGCTAAGTCTTGCCATT GTTGGTCATGTTGATTCTGGGAAATCAACTTTATGTGGTCGATTGCGACATGCTCTGGGATTGATTTCAAAAAAGCAAATGCATAAATATGAGAAAGAAGCTAAAGAAAAG GGAAAAGGGTCATTTGCATATGCCTGGGCTATGGATGAGAGCAGTGATGAGAGGGAGCGTGGCATTACGATGACTGTGGCTGTAGCATACTTTAATAGCGAGAAATACCGTGTGGTTCTGCTTGACTCCCCTGGTCACAAGGATTTTGTGCCTAATATGATATCTGGTGCTACACAAGCTGATGCCGCCATCCTAGTTGTTGATGCATCTATAGGGTCATTTGAAGCAGGCATGGGTGTCAATGGGATTGGTCAGACGAAGGAGCACTCGCAGCTTGTTAGGAGCTTTGGTGTTGAGAACTTGATAGTTGCTGTTAATAAGATGGATGGGGTGGAATATTCGAAGGAGCGGTTTCAGTCCGTTAAATCGCAACTCGGCGTCTTTCTTCGGTCGTGTGGGTACAAGGACTCTTCAGTCACCTGGGTTCCTTTGAGCGCAATGGCCAACGAAAATTTAGTCACAGCTTGTTCAGACACTCGACTTTTATCTTG GTACAATGGAGGCTGTCTGCTGCAAGCCATCGACTCGTTACCTCCTCCCCGTCGCGACGTGTCAAGTCCACTGCGCCTTCCGATATGTGATGTCATTGCATCTCACACGCTGGGCCAGGTGGCTGTCTGTGGTAAAGTCGAGTCTGGAGGGATCCGAACTGGCTGTAAG GTCCTTGTCATGCCTTCTGGAGACATAGCTACGGTGAAAACCATGGAGCGGGATTCCTCTACCTGCAGCTTGGCTAGAGCCGGGGACAACGTCGCCGTTGGTTTGCACGGGGTGGACCCTGGCCACATCGCGGCAGGCGGAGTTCTCTGCCATCCAGATTTCCCGGTGCGCGTGGCGTGTCACCTGGAGCTGAAAATTCTGGTTCTGGAAATCACCGTGCCAATACTGGTTGGCCTTGAG TTTGAGCTGCACATACGGCACGCCAAGTCGTCCGCGAGGCTGGTGAGAATACTGTCGTCCCTGGACCAGAAGACCGGCAGGGCCCTGAAGAAAGCGCCGCGTCTGCTCACCGCGAGGCAGGCGGCCCTGGTCGAG GTGAGGCTGGACAGAGAAGCGTGCGTGGAGGAATTCTCGACGCTGAAGGCGCTCGCGCGGGTGTTCCTGCGGTCGCAGGGTAGCACGGTTGCGGTGGGCGTGGTGACTCGAGTCCTGGACCGGGCTTTGGACATGGGCTAG
- the LOC103645758 gene encoding HBS1-like protein isoform X3 codes for MFVPVLDNMSDFEEPFKISGMWQCSICTHENTTYSSSCELCGVLHDLSLYFNDISEDEDGAKCRHKYSGVSILARSLFTPPSAKSKAIVFSHDFKDRRNTTGNKQATMDALHKTFMTRKKRHINIVDTEVLVKDSVGVTGKEMMNNDILLTEKNTSMDPSALVQLDDGGTSSNVPSSSQNITLALDHELQHLSLESKLKNSKTNVKKTASVSHYKPEPWMLQSENQEIRNQLSLAIVGHVDSGKSTLCGRLRHALGLISKKQMHKYEKEAKEKGKGSFAYAWAMDESSDERERGITMTVAVAYFNSEKYRVVLLDSPGHKDFVPNMISGATQADAAILVVDASIGSFEAGMGVNGIGQTKEHSQLVRSFGVENLIVAVNKMDGVEYSKERFQSVKSQLGVFLRSCGYKDSSVTWVPLSAMANENLVTACSDTRLLSWYNGGCLLQAIDSLPPPRRDVSSPLRLPICDVIASHTLGQVAVCGKVESGGIRTGCKVLVMPSGDIATVKTMERDSSTCSLARAGDNVAVGLHGVDPGHIAAGGVLCHPDFPVRVACHLELKILVLEITVPILVGLEFELHIRHAKSSARLVRILSSLDQKTGRALKKAPRLLTARQAALVEVRLDREACVEEFSTLKALARVFLRSQGSTVAVGVVTRVLDRALDMG; via the exons ATG TTTGTTCCCGTGTTAGATAACATGTCTGATTTTGAGGAGCCCTTTAAAATTTCTGGGATGTGGCAATGCTCCATTTGCACGCATGAAAATACTACATATAGTTCATCTTGTGAGCTATGTGGTGTGCTTCATGATCTCTCACTGTATTTCAATGATATCAGTGAAGACGAAGATGGAG CTAAATGCAGACACAAGTATTCTGGAGTATCCATCCTTGCAAGATCTCTTTTTACACCACCTAGTGCAAAGTCAAAGGCTATTGTTTTCTCTCATGATTTCAAAGACAGAAGAAATACAACAGGGAATAAGCAAGCTACAATGGATGCTCTACATAAGACATTCATGACTCGCAAAAAGCGCCACATTAACATAG TTGACACAGAGGTTCTAGTTAAGGATTCTGTTGGCGTGACTGGAAAGGAGATGATGAATAATGATATTCTTCTAACTGAAAAGAATACAAGCATGGACCCAAGTGCATTAGTACAGTTGGATGATGGTGGAACTAGTAGCAATGTTCCTTCGAGTAGTCAAAATATAACTCTTGCTTTGGACCATGAGCTACAACATTTGAGTTTGGAGAGCAAACTGAAGAACAGTAAAACGAATGTTAAGAAAACAGCTTCTGTTTCTCACTACAAGCCAGAACCTTGGATGCTCCAGAGTGAAAATCAAGAAATCCGTAATCAGCTAAGTCTTGCCATT GTTGGTCATGTTGATTCTGGGAAATCAACTTTATGTGGTCGATTGCGACATGCTCTGGGATTGATTTCAAAAAAGCAAATGCATAAATATGAGAAAGAAGCTAAAGAAAAG GGAAAAGGGTCATTTGCATATGCCTGGGCTATGGATGAGAGCAGTGATGAGAGGGAGCGTGGCATTACGATGACTGTGGCTGTAGCATACTTTAATAGCGAGAAATACCGTGTGGTTCTGCTTGACTCCCCTGGTCACAAGGATTTTGTGCCTAATATGATATCTGGTGCTACACAAGCTGATGCCGCCATCCTAGTTGTTGATGCATCTATAGGGTCATTTGAAGCAGGCATGGGTGTCAATGGGATTGGTCAGACGAAGGAGCACTCGCAGCTTGTTAGGAGCTTTGGTGTTGAGAACTTGATAGTTGCTGTTAATAAGATGGATGGGGTGGAATATTCGAAGGAGCGGTTTCAGTCCGTTAAATCGCAACTCGGCGTCTTTCTTCGGTCGTGTGGGTACAAGGACTCTTCAGTCACCTGGGTTCCTTTGAGCGCAATGGCCAACGAAAATTTAGTCACAGCTTGTTCAGACACTCGACTTTTATCTTG GTACAATGGAGGCTGTCTGCTGCAAGCCATCGACTCGTTACCTCCTCCCCGTCGCGACGTGTCAAGTCCACTGCGCCTTCCGATATGTGATGTCATTGCATCTCACACGCTGGGCCAGGTGGCTGTCTGTGGTAAAGTCGAGTCTGGAGGGATCCGAACTGGCTGTAAG GTCCTTGTCATGCCTTCTGGAGACATAGCTACGGTGAAAACCATGGAGCGGGATTCCTCTACCTGCAGCTTGGCTAGAGCCGGGGACAACGTCGCCGTTGGTTTGCACGGGGTGGACCCTGGCCACATCGCGGCAGGCGGAGTTCTCTGCCATCCAGATTTCCCGGTGCGCGTGGCGTGTCACCTGGAGCTGAAAATTCTGGTTCTGGAAATCACCGTGCCAATACTGGTTGGCCTTGAG TTTGAGCTGCACATACGGCACGCCAAGTCGTCCGCGAGGCTGGTGAGAATACTGTCGTCCCTGGACCAGAAGACCGGCAGGGCCCTGAAGAAAGCGCCGCGTCTGCTCACCGCGAGGCAGGCGGCCCTGGTCGAG GTGAGGCTGGACAGAGAAGCGTGCGTGGAGGAATTCTCGACGCTGAAGGCGCTCGCGCGGGTGTTCCTGCGGTCGCAGGGTAGCACGGTTGCGGTGGGCGTGGTGACTCGAGTCCTGGACCGGGCTTTGGACATGGGCTAG
- the LOC103645758 gene encoding HBS1-like protein isoform X4, producing the protein MSDFEEPFKISGMWQCSICTHENTTYSSSCELCGVLHDLSLYFNDISEDEDGAKCRHKYSGVSILARSLFTPPSAKSKAIVFSHDFKDRRNTTGNKQATMDALHKTFMTRKKRHINIVDTEVLVKDSVGVTGKEMMNNDILLTEKNTSMDPSALVQLDDGGTSSNVPSSSQNITLALDHELQHLSLESKLKNSKTNVKKTASVSHYKPEPWMLQSENQEIRNQLSLAIVGHVDSGKSTLCGRLRHALGLISKKQMHKYEKEAKEKGKGSFAYAWAMDESSDERERGITMTVAVAYFNSEKYRVVLLDSPGHKDFVPNMISGATQADAAILVVDASIGSFEAGMGVNGIGQTKEHSQLVRSFGVENLIVAVNKMDGVEYSKERFQSVKSQLGVFLRSCGYKDSSVTWVPLSAMANENLVTACSDTRLLSWYNGGCLLQAIDSLPPPRRDVSSPLRLPICDVIASHTLGQVAVCGKVESGGIRTGCKVLVMPSGDIATVKTMERDSSTCSLARAGDNVAVGLHGVDPGHIAAGGVLCHPDFPVRVACHLELKILVLEITVPILVGLEFELHIRHAKSSARLVRILSSLDQKTGRALKKAPRLLTARQAALVEVRLDREACVEEFSTLKALARVFLRSQGSTVAVGVVTRVLDRALDMG; encoded by the exons ATGTCTGATTTTGAGGAGCCCTTTAAAATTTCTGGGATGTGGCAATGCTCCATTTGCACGCATGAAAATACTACATATAGTTCATCTTGTGAGCTATGTGGTGTGCTTCATGATCTCTCACTGTATTTCAATGATATCAGTGAAGACGAAGATGGAG CTAAATGCAGACACAAGTATTCTGGAGTATCCATCCTTGCAAGATCTCTTTTTACACCACCTAGTGCAAAGTCAAAGGCTATTGTTTTCTCTCATGATTTCAAAGACAGAAGAAATACAACAGGGAATAAGCAAGCTACAATGGATGCTCTACATAAGACATTCATGACTCGCAAAAAGCGCCACATTAACATAG TTGACACAGAGGTTCTAGTTAAGGATTCTGTTGGCGTGACTGGAAAGGAGATGATGAATAATGATATTCTTCTAACTGAAAAGAATACAAGCATGGACCCAAGTGCATTAGTACAGTTGGATGATGGTGGAACTAGTAGCAATGTTCCTTCGAGTAGTCAAAATATAACTCTTGCTTTGGACCATGAGCTACAACATTTGAGTTTGGAGAGCAAACTGAAGAACAGTAAAACGAATGTTAAGAAAACAGCTTCTGTTTCTCACTACAAGCCAGAACCTTGGATGCTCCAGAGTGAAAATCAAGAAATCCGTAATCAGCTAAGTCTTGCCATT GTTGGTCATGTTGATTCTGGGAAATCAACTTTATGTGGTCGATTGCGACATGCTCTGGGATTGATTTCAAAAAAGCAAATGCATAAATATGAGAAAGAAGCTAAAGAAAAG GGAAAAGGGTCATTTGCATATGCCTGGGCTATGGATGAGAGCAGTGATGAGAGGGAGCGTGGCATTACGATGACTGTGGCTGTAGCATACTTTAATAGCGAGAAATACCGTGTGGTTCTGCTTGACTCCCCTGGTCACAAGGATTTTGTGCCTAATATGATATCTGGTGCTACACAAGCTGATGCCGCCATCCTAGTTGTTGATGCATCTATAGGGTCATTTGAAGCAGGCATGGGTGTCAATGGGATTGGTCAGACGAAGGAGCACTCGCAGCTTGTTAGGAGCTTTGGTGTTGAGAACTTGATAGTTGCTGTTAATAAGATGGATGGGGTGGAATATTCGAAGGAGCGGTTTCAGTCCGTTAAATCGCAACTCGGCGTCTTTCTTCGGTCGTGTGGGTACAAGGACTCTTCAGTCACCTGGGTTCCTTTGAGCGCAATGGCCAACGAAAATTTAGTCACAGCTTGTTCAGACACTCGACTTTTATCTTG GTACAATGGAGGCTGTCTGCTGCAAGCCATCGACTCGTTACCTCCTCCCCGTCGCGACGTGTCAAGTCCACTGCGCCTTCCGATATGTGATGTCATTGCATCTCACACGCTGGGCCAGGTGGCTGTCTGTGGTAAAGTCGAGTCTGGAGGGATCCGAACTGGCTGTAAG GTCCTTGTCATGCCTTCTGGAGACATAGCTACGGTGAAAACCATGGAGCGGGATTCCTCTACCTGCAGCTTGGCTAGAGCCGGGGACAACGTCGCCGTTGGTTTGCACGGGGTGGACCCTGGCCACATCGCGGCAGGCGGAGTTCTCTGCCATCCAGATTTCCCGGTGCGCGTGGCGTGTCACCTGGAGCTGAAAATTCTGGTTCTGGAAATCACCGTGCCAATACTGGTTGGCCTTGAG TTTGAGCTGCACATACGGCACGCCAAGTCGTCCGCGAGGCTGGTGAGAATACTGTCGTCCCTGGACCAGAAGACCGGCAGGGCCCTGAAGAAAGCGCCGCGTCTGCTCACCGCGAGGCAGGCGGCCCTGGTCGAG GTGAGGCTGGACAGAGAAGCGTGCGTGGAGGAATTCTCGACGCTGAAGGCGCTCGCGCGGGTGTTCCTGCGGTCGCAGGGTAGCACGGTTGCGGTGGGCGTGGTGACTCGAGTCCTGGACCGGGCTTTGGACATGGGCTAG
- the LOC103645758 gene encoding HBS1-like protein isoform X5, translated as MDALHKTFMTRKKRHINIVPFKFDTPSPDDMVTTGLKSSRNFRKVDTEVLVKDSVGVTGKEMMNNDILLTEKNTSMDPSALVQLDDGGTSSNVPSSSQNITLALDHELQHLSLESKLKNSKTNVKKTASVSHYKPEPWMLQSENQEIRNQLSLAIVGHVDSGKSTLCGRLRHALGLISKKQMHKYEKEAKEKGKGSFAYAWAMDESSDERERGITMTVAVAYFNSEKYRVVLLDSPGHKDFVPNMISGATQADAAILVVDASIGSFEAGMGVNGIGQTKEHSQLVRSFGVENLIVAVNKMDGVEYSKERFQSVKSQLGVFLRSCGYKDSSVTWVPLSAMANENLVTACSDTRLLSWYNGGCLLQAIDSLPPPRRDVSSPLRLPICDVIASHTLGQVAVCGKVESGGIRTGCKVLVMPSGDIATVKTMERDSSTCSLARAGDNVAVGLHGVDPGHIAAGGVLCHPDFPVRVACHLELKILVLEITVPILVGLEFELHIRHAKSSARLVRILSSLDQKTGRALKKAPRLLTARQAALVEVRLDREACVEEFSTLKALARVFLRSQGSTVAVGVVTRVLDRALDMG; from the exons ATGGATGCTCTACATAAGACATTCATGACTCGCAAAAAGCGCCACATTAACATAG TGCCTTTCAAGTTTGATACACCATCTCCTGATGACATGGTCACTACAGGATTAAAATCATCCAGAAACTTTAGAAAAG TTGACACAGAGGTTCTAGTTAAGGATTCTGTTGGCGTGACTGGAAAGGAGATGATGAATAATGATATTCTTCTAACTGAAAAGAATACAAGCATGGACCCAAGTGCATTAGTACAGTTGGATGATGGTGGAACTAGTAGCAATGTTCCTTCGAGTAGTCAAAATATAACTCTTGCTTTGGACCATGAGCTACAACATTTGAGTTTGGAGAGCAAACTGAAGAACAGTAAAACGAATGTTAAGAAAACAGCTTCTGTTTCTCACTACAAGCCAGAACCTTGGATGCTCCAGAGTGAAAATCAAGAAATCCGTAATCAGCTAAGTCTTGCCATT GTTGGTCATGTTGATTCTGGGAAATCAACTTTATGTGGTCGATTGCGACATGCTCTGGGATTGATTTCAAAAAAGCAAATGCATAAATATGAGAAAGAAGCTAAAGAAAAG GGAAAAGGGTCATTTGCATATGCCTGGGCTATGGATGAGAGCAGTGATGAGAGGGAGCGTGGCATTACGATGACTGTGGCTGTAGCATACTTTAATAGCGAGAAATACCGTGTGGTTCTGCTTGACTCCCCTGGTCACAAGGATTTTGTGCCTAATATGATATCTGGTGCTACACAAGCTGATGCCGCCATCCTAGTTGTTGATGCATCTATAGGGTCATTTGAAGCAGGCATGGGTGTCAATGGGATTGGTCAGACGAAGGAGCACTCGCAGCTTGTTAGGAGCTTTGGTGTTGAGAACTTGATAGTTGCTGTTAATAAGATGGATGGGGTGGAATATTCGAAGGAGCGGTTTCAGTCCGTTAAATCGCAACTCGGCGTCTTTCTTCGGTCGTGTGGGTACAAGGACTCTTCAGTCACCTGGGTTCCTTTGAGCGCAATGGCCAACGAAAATTTAGTCACAGCTTGTTCAGACACTCGACTTTTATCTTG GTACAATGGAGGCTGTCTGCTGCAAGCCATCGACTCGTTACCTCCTCCCCGTCGCGACGTGTCAAGTCCACTGCGCCTTCCGATATGTGATGTCATTGCATCTCACACGCTGGGCCAGGTGGCTGTCTGTGGTAAAGTCGAGTCTGGAGGGATCCGAACTGGCTGTAAG GTCCTTGTCATGCCTTCTGGAGACATAGCTACGGTGAAAACCATGGAGCGGGATTCCTCTACCTGCAGCTTGGCTAGAGCCGGGGACAACGTCGCCGTTGGTTTGCACGGGGTGGACCCTGGCCACATCGCGGCAGGCGGAGTTCTCTGCCATCCAGATTTCCCGGTGCGCGTGGCGTGTCACCTGGAGCTGAAAATTCTGGTTCTGGAAATCACCGTGCCAATACTGGTTGGCCTTGAG TTTGAGCTGCACATACGGCACGCCAAGTCGTCCGCGAGGCTGGTGAGAATACTGTCGTCCCTGGACCAGAAGACCGGCAGGGCCCTGAAGAAAGCGCCGCGTCTGCTCACCGCGAGGCAGGCGGCCCTGGTCGAG GTGAGGCTGGACAGAGAAGCGTGCGTGGAGGAATTCTCGACGCTGAAGGCGCTCGCGCGGGTGTTCCTGCGGTCGCAGGGTAGCACGGTTGCGGTGGGCGTGGTGACTCGAGTCCTGGACCGGGCTTTGGACATGGGCTAG
- the LOC103645758 gene encoding HBS1-like protein isoform X2 has translation MSDFEEPFKISGMWQCSICTHENTTYSSSCELCGVLHDLSLYFNDISEDEDGAKCRHKYSGVSILARSLFTPPSAKSKAIVFSHDFKDRRNTTGNKQATMDALHKTFMTRKKRHINIVPFKFDTPSPDDMVTTGLKSSRNFRKVDTEVLVKDSVGVTGKEMMNNDILLTEKNTSMDPSALVQLDDGGTSSNVPSSSQNITLALDHELQHLSLESKLKNSKTNVKKTASVSHYKPEPWMLQSENQEIRNQLSLAIVGHVDSGKSTLCGRLRHALGLISKKQMHKYEKEAKEKGKGSFAYAWAMDESSDERERGITMTVAVAYFNSEKYRVVLLDSPGHKDFVPNMISGATQADAAILVVDASIGSFEAGMGVNGIGQTKEHSQLVRSFGVENLIVAVNKMDGVEYSKERFQSVKSQLGVFLRSCGYKDSSVTWVPLSAMANENLVTACSDTRLLSWYNGGCLLQAIDSLPPPRRDVSSPLRLPICDVIASHTLGQVAVCGKVESGGIRTGCKVLVMPSGDIATVKTMERDSSTCSLARAGDNVAVGLHGVDPGHIAAGGVLCHPDFPVRVACHLELKILVLEITVPILVGLEFELHIRHAKSSARLVRILSSLDQKTGRALKKAPRLLTARQAALVEVRLDREACVEEFSTLKALARVFLRSQGSTVAVGVVTRVLDRALDMG, from the exons ATGTCTGATTTTGAGGAGCCCTTTAAAATTTCTGGGATGTGGCAATGCTCCATTTGCACGCATGAAAATACTACATATAGTTCATCTTGTGAGCTATGTGGTGTGCTTCATGATCTCTCACTGTATTTCAATGATATCAGTGAAGACGAAGATGGAG CTAAATGCAGACACAAGTATTCTGGAGTATCCATCCTTGCAAGATCTCTTTTTACACCACCTAGTGCAAAGTCAAAGGCTATTGTTTTCTCTCATGATTTCAAAGACAGAAGAAATACAACAGGGAATAAGCAAGCTACAATGGATGCTCTACATAAGACATTCATGACTCGCAAAAAGCGCCACATTAACATAG TGCCTTTCAAGTTTGATACACCATCTCCTGATGACATGGTCACTACAGGATTAAAATCATCCAGAAACTTTAGAAAAG TTGACACAGAGGTTCTAGTTAAGGATTCTGTTGGCGTGACTGGAAAGGAGATGATGAATAATGATATTCTTCTAACTGAAAAGAATACAAGCATGGACCCAAGTGCATTAGTACAGTTGGATGATGGTGGAACTAGTAGCAATGTTCCTTCGAGTAGTCAAAATATAACTCTTGCTTTGGACCATGAGCTACAACATTTGAGTTTGGAGAGCAAACTGAAGAACAGTAAAACGAATGTTAAGAAAACAGCTTCTGTTTCTCACTACAAGCCAGAACCTTGGATGCTCCAGAGTGAAAATCAAGAAATCCGTAATCAGCTAAGTCTTGCCATT GTTGGTCATGTTGATTCTGGGAAATCAACTTTATGTGGTCGATTGCGACATGCTCTGGGATTGATTTCAAAAAAGCAAATGCATAAATATGAGAAAGAAGCTAAAGAAAAG GGAAAAGGGTCATTTGCATATGCCTGGGCTATGGATGAGAGCAGTGATGAGAGGGAGCGTGGCATTACGATGACTGTGGCTGTAGCATACTTTAATAGCGAGAAATACCGTGTGGTTCTGCTTGACTCCCCTGGTCACAAGGATTTTGTGCCTAATATGATATCTGGTGCTACACAAGCTGATGCCGCCATCCTAGTTGTTGATGCATCTATAGGGTCATTTGAAGCAGGCATGGGTGTCAATGGGATTGGTCAGACGAAGGAGCACTCGCAGCTTGTTAGGAGCTTTGGTGTTGAGAACTTGATAGTTGCTGTTAATAAGATGGATGGGGTGGAATATTCGAAGGAGCGGTTTCAGTCCGTTAAATCGCAACTCGGCGTCTTTCTTCGGTCGTGTGGGTACAAGGACTCTTCAGTCACCTGGGTTCCTTTGAGCGCAATGGCCAACGAAAATTTAGTCACAGCTTGTTCAGACACTCGACTTTTATCTTG GTACAATGGAGGCTGTCTGCTGCAAGCCATCGACTCGTTACCTCCTCCCCGTCGCGACGTGTCAAGTCCACTGCGCCTTCCGATATGTGATGTCATTGCATCTCACACGCTGGGCCAGGTGGCTGTCTGTGGTAAAGTCGAGTCTGGAGGGATCCGAACTGGCTGTAAG GTCCTTGTCATGCCTTCTGGAGACATAGCTACGGTGAAAACCATGGAGCGGGATTCCTCTACCTGCAGCTTGGCTAGAGCCGGGGACAACGTCGCCGTTGGTTTGCACGGGGTGGACCCTGGCCACATCGCGGCAGGCGGAGTTCTCTGCCATCCAGATTTCCCGGTGCGCGTGGCGTGTCACCTGGAGCTGAAAATTCTGGTTCTGGAAATCACCGTGCCAATACTGGTTGGCCTTGAG TTTGAGCTGCACATACGGCACGCCAAGTCGTCCGCGAGGCTGGTGAGAATACTGTCGTCCCTGGACCAGAAGACCGGCAGGGCCCTGAAGAAAGCGCCGCGTCTGCTCACCGCGAGGCAGGCGGCCCTGGTCGAG GTGAGGCTGGACAGAGAAGCGTGCGTGGAGGAATTCTCGACGCTGAAGGCGCTCGCGCGGGTGTTCCTGCGGTCGCAGGGTAGCACGGTTGCGGTGGGCGTGGTGACTCGAGTCCTGGACCGGGCTTTGGACATGGGCTAG